Proteins co-encoded in one Yamadazyma tenuis chromosome 1, complete sequence genomic window:
- the PHB2 gene encoding Prohibitin-2, subunit of the prohibitin complex (Phb1p-Phb2p) (EggNog:ENOG503NVK6; COG:O) produces the protein MSDQNWKKLQEELRRRAATAASPGRGPPRPPFAAAAGIGGLLLLGTVMLAQNALFNVDGGQRAIVYSRVNGVQPRIYAEGTHFIMPWLQRPIVYDVRAKPRNVASLTGTKDLQMVNITCRVLFKPDVFQLPDIYRTLGVDYDEKVLPSIVNEVLKSVVAQFNASQLITQREKVSRLVKENLVRRAKKFNILLDDVSLTFMTFSPEFSAAVEAKQIAQQDAQRAAFVVDKAIQEKQQLVVKAQGEAQSAQLIGEAIKKSKDYVELKRLDTAREIAGILANSPNRIMLDNDTLLLNTVTDGRK, from the coding sequence ATGAGTGATcagaattggaagaaattacaagaagagttgagaCGTAGGGCAGCGACAGCCGCCCTGCCTGGACGTGGGCCACCCCGTCCCCCCTTCGCTGCCGCTGCTGGAATCGGAGGCTTATTACTTTTGGGTACGGTTATGTTGGCCCAGAACGCTTTGTTCAATGTGGATGGTGGTCAAAGAGCCATCGTCTATTCGCGGGTCAACGGTGTCCAGCCTCGGATCTATGCCGAAGGAACACACTTCATAATGCCCTGGTTGCAAAGACCAATTGTGTATGATGTGAGAGCCAAACCAAGAAATGTGGCCTCGTTAACTGGTACCAAGGACTTGCAAATGGTGAATATCACTTGTAGAGTGTTGTTCAAGCCTGACGTGTTCCAATTACCAGATATCTACAGAACTTTGGGAGTTGACTATGATGAGAAGGTGTTGCCATCGATTGTCAacgaggtgttgaagtcgGTGGTGGCTCAATTTAATGCCTCTCAATTGATCACCCAGAGAGAAAAGGTTTCAAGATTGGTCAAGGAAAACTTGGTTCGTCGtgccaagaagttcaacatATTATTGGATGATGTGTCGTTGACGTTCATGACATTTTCCCCTGAATTCAGTGCTGCAGTTGAAGCCAAACAAATTGCCCAACAAGATGCTCAAAGAGCAGCTTTCGTTGTGGACAAGGCcattcaagaaaaacaacAATTGGTGGTCAAGGCACAGGGTGAAGCTCAGTCTGCCCAGTTGATTGGTGAAGCcatcaaaaagtccaaggaCTACgttgagttgaagagattggaTACCGCAAGAGAAATCGCCGGgatcttggccaactctCCCAACAGAATTATGTTGGATAACGACacgttgttgttgaacacgGTCACCGACGGGCGTAAGTAA
- the SMI1_1 gene encoding Cell wall assembly regulator (EggNog:ENOG503NV8B; COG:G), which translates to MKFGKKFQEFVYSLSTNDKYSEYDSTKSFNRINKPRTETETNLLSHNNGSTTFGTDHEEDSNFEKYKVDGVHEVRLAWRHIKNWVSKYSPDLNSSLQKACTDDDLSDFQKDLNIKLPNCVLEFYKLTDGQYSDDYDKVGGLFFGLKLMPLDDIMVMTEHWRKVAKKVTSEMSQLDTSGTLKQLPKLGNYRFSNSSIDLINVNDNPDASRISLQSVESDHKHKQTVSKYPSQKAIPPGCIHPIFAHPMWIPMITDDVGNCIGLDLAPPATGNGKWGQIILFGREFDTKFLVADNWGDFLLLFANDLEMGNWDISAPEKNNYGDLMIGNEGDLIYVDKETKKEMSYLTVLKKRCIAKWVESLDKDEMDSGVKKLVQDLKSNPDSILNIKNLNDNSIDEFINNNLNLVGGVIEPEMGEEPTEPKEPKALPEQPKTLPEEPKALPEIIQKLPKNLPAVPKASKSDNRQPSYSNSDVFAYSEGKTLEDVEL; encoded by the coding sequence ATGAAGTTCGGTAAGAAGTTCCAGGAGTTTGTCTACTCATTGAGTACAAACGACAAATACTCGGAGTACGACTCGACCAAATCTTTCAACAGAATCAACAAACCCAGAACTGAGACCGAAACAAATCTCTTATCCCACAACAACGGGTCTACCACATTTGGTACCGACCatgaagaagattccaattttgaaaaatacaaGGTGGACGGAGTTCACGAAGTTAGACTTGCTTGGAGGCACATCAAAAATTGGGTCTCCAAATACTCACCGGATTTGAACAGCTCGTTGCAAAAAGCTTGTACTGATGACGATTTAAGTGATTTCCAAaaagacttgaacatcaaaTTACCCAACTGTGTATTGGAGTTCTACAAGCTTACAGATGGCCAATACTCAGACGACTATGACAAGGTTGGAGGGTTATTTTTTGGATTGAAATTGATGCCTTTAGACGATATAATGGTGATGACTGAACATTGGAGGAAAGTCGCTAAGAAAGTTACCTCAGAAATGTCCCAGTTGGACACCTCTGGTACTCTCAAACAGCTTCCAAAATTGGGTAATTACAggttttccaactcgtcaattgacttgatcaacgtGAATGACAATCCAGATGCTAGTAGGATATCTTTACAGTCGGTAGAACTGGATCACAAACATAAACAAACGGTGTCAAAGTACCCTTCACAGAAAGCCATACCCCCAGGATGTATCCATCCGATATTTGCCCACCCAATGTGGATTCCCATGATTACAGATGATGTGGGCAATTGTATAGGATTGGATTTAGCACCACCAGCGACAGGAAACGGTAAATGGGGACAGATTATTCTTTTCGGAAGAGAGTTTGATACCAAGTTTCTAGTTGCTGACAATTGGGGAGATTTCCTCTTGCTCTTTGCTAACGATTTGGAAATGGGAAATTGGGATATCAGTGCACCCGAGAAGAACAATTATGGGGATCTTATGATTGGGAATGAGGGTGACTTGATTTATGTCGACAAGGAAACAAAGAAAGAGATGAGTTACCTTACggtgttgaaaaaaagATGTATTGCTAAGTGGGTTGAATCTTTAGATAAAGATGAAATGGATTCGGGtgtgaagaaattggttcAAGACTTGAAGCTGAATCCCGACTCGATTTTgaatatcaagaacttgaacgatAACTCTATTGATGAGTTCAttaacaacaacttgaacttggttgGTGGAGTGATTGAACCTGAGATGGGGGAAGAGCCAACGGAGCCAAAAGAGCCAAAAGCACTTCCTGAGCAGCCAAAAACACTTCCTGAAGAGCCAAAAGCACTTCCTGAGATCATACAGAAGCTTCCCAAGAACCTCCCCGCTGTGCCCAAAGCTTCAAAGCTGGACAACAGACAACCATCGTACTCCAACTCAGATGTCTTTGCTTACTCAGAAGGCAAGACTTTAGAGGACGTTGAACTTTAG
- the ALG10 gene encoding glucosyltransferase (BUSCO:EOG0926300R; EggNog:ENOG503NXZQ; CAZy:GT59; COG:I,K,O,T): MWGPIESIIQPVSYIVVNLISSVILEKVATHVKGPFIDEIFHLRQCETYCRYEFGVWDSKITTPPGLYLLGFGFAKLLSVFSDPIETVCENHNILRLVNLIGGELVLPIVLLSLPSYKGQFWVTSLISMPLLFPYYFLFYTDPWSLVLTIACLSASLRSSTIVGGLLGFASLWFRQTNIIWIAFVASVYIDKKVNPNKNVLIYAKDYVLACFQHVGSLAPFVLNFVLFGIFLKVNGGITFGDKENHQIQLHLVQVFYCFVFISIFTWPSWLSVENLKRYVNFVLGRNLKRCMIHIPVSIVCCIIIKYIIANFTVVHPFLLADNRHYTFYIWKKILSKQYTDLLAVPIYHFATWNIVNSLVQNTKGLSMSPITIVTFLVATVLTIVPSPLFEPRYYITPLVVFRLFTGPERHHQLRNAVEFVYVSAVNSLFFYVFFGYEFTWASEPGEIQRIIW, translated from the coding sequence ATGTGGGGACCGATTGAATCTATTATCCAGCCAGTGTCGTATATTGTGGTCAACCTAATATCGTCAGTTATCCTCGAGAAGGTTGCTACACATGTCAAAGGCCCTTTTATCGACGAAATATTCCACTTGAGACAATGTGAAACATACTGTCGATATGAATTCGGTGTATGGGATAGTAAGATCACTACACCTCCGGGGCTATATTTACTAGGGTTCGGGTTTGCAAAGCTCCTACTGGTGTTTTCAGACCCCATTGAAACGGTCTGTGAGAACCATAATATCTTAAGACTTGTTAATTTGATCGGAGGTGAATTGGTGTTGCCTATTGTTCTTTTATCATTACCCAGCTACAAAGGTCAATTTTGGGTTACAAGCTTAATCTCCATGCCTTTGCTCTTCCCATATTATTTCTTGTTCTATACGGATCCATGGTCCTTGGTATTGACCATTGCGTGCCtttcagcttctttgaGGTCTAGTACTATCGTCGGAGGACTCTTGGGGTTTGCTAGTTTATGGTTCAGACAGACCAACATCATCTGGATTGCGTTTGTTGCATCGGTATACATCGACAAAAAGGTCAATCCCAACAAGAATGTATTGATATACGCCAAAGATTACGTCCTTGCGTGTTTCCAACATGTGGGTCTGTTGGCTCCGTTTGTACTCAACTTTGTGCTCTTTGGGATATTTTTGAAAGTAAACGGCGGCATTACATTTGGAGATAAAGAGAAtcatcaaatccaacttCACTTGGTTCAGGTGTTCTACTGTTTTGTATTCATCAGCATTTTCACCTGGCCGCTGTGGCTCTCAGTAGAGAATCTCAAAAGATATGTCAACTTCGTGTTGGgcagaaacttgaagaggTGTATGATTCATATTCCGGTGTCGATCGTGTGTTGTATCATAATAAAGTACATAATTGCTAACTTTACAGTGGTCCATCCGTTCCTTTTGGCTGATAACAGACATTACACCTTCTATATTTGGaaaaagatcttgagcAAACAGTATACAGATCTATTAGCGGTTCCCATCTACCACTTTGCCACCTGGAACATAGTAAACAGCTTGGTACAGAACACAAAAGGCTTATCAATGAGTCCCATCACCATTGTGACATTTTTGGTAGCAACTGTTCTTACCATTGTCCCATCACCATTATTTGAGCCAAGATACTATATCACTCCGTTGGTAGTATTCAGGTTGTTCACGGGACCAGAGCGTCATCACCAGCTAAGAAATGCCGTCGAGTTTGTGTACGTGAGTGCCGTGAATTCATTGTTCTTCTATGTGTTCTTTGGGTACGAGTTCACTTGGGCGAGTGAACCAGGAGAAATCCAACGCATCATTTGGTAG
- the srs2 gene encoding ATP-dependent DNA helicase srs2 (COG:L; EggNog:ENOG503NUJR): MDSTKTHATEAILHGLNLKQREAVTSTPHGRLQIIAGPGTGKTKVLVSRVAHLILAANIPPENIIVTTFTKKAANEMIERLNPIFQDSDIDHTKILIGTFHSICYRIIRRYGAKLGLNNFTIADDRDSSSILQDVIRDLDPSDIKYLESCSEEDLAPFKGNSADSGKYHGFEPKSFRRQISKLKSSGISVVSYKKQSATNFVLSFVYQKYQSKLEKEFLLDFDDCLLSCHLLISRYPVLNFVQHVLVDEFQDTNEIQLQLMYEFARGHSSNPLFQHNLTIVGDPDQSIYAFRDAQSINFKKMKHYYDTKLQLPCNSILLNENYRSTSDILIISESIMRQQSDRALKNLKSQHITSFKPVHNTLGSAGTEARWISYQINYLKSLPNEIFKFSDMAILVRSAFQTRAIENEFVKAKIPYHMVRGKAFWDRKEVVAILDYLRVVANPNDRIAYIRTLAFPKKGVGEKTLEQINDHLNKCDFKSNTVHFYLQDMVMSKKSNKISSVIQEHLSLIHRFRLRMADMECNKERENLLESFFQDLYVESNLKKEFSTDEDREGNIMEVQRQLMEYIPRDEEINLYIGGNEDELIEDDRNHLSKFITSIGLYETSDDEDQSEDKHGKVSISTIHGSKGLEWPIVFVPGLSEGLLPSRFVLEGGSEEAVNEERRCFYVATTRAKVLLFLTSIIDSADSSQTWMKPLTKKSRFIDKVCNSCSDSLECFREHNRLKELYAIRGIDTPMKENFDFDLYSKSYKNMLQPYLKDRTMTLDPFNYTEEASKALGFTTAKHQFDQKHMYEQIVEARKKLQAKRKKPTSITSMLMKTSFKPHNITPKLAASSSSATAFKSTAPKYNYSGAGSVAHSAPRGKKAPAYIATRNKTK, translated from the coding sequence ATGGATTCCACCAAAACACATGCTACGGAAGCTATACTACAtggtttgaacttgaaacaACGCGAAGCAGtgacttcaactcctcACGGAAGGCTCCAGATTATCGCTGGCCCTGGGACCGGCAAGACAAAGGTGTTAGTATCGAGAGTGGCCCACTTGATATTAGCTGCAAATATTCCACCAGAGAATATCATAGTCACTACCTTCACTAAAAAGGCGGCTAATGAGATGATAGAAAGACTCAATCCTATATTTCAGGACTCGGACATTGACCATACCAAGATTTTGATAGGAACTTTTCATAGTATTTGCTATAGAATTATCAGACGTTATGGTGCCAAGCTAGGTTTAAATAACTTCACTATTGCTGATGACCGTGATAGTCTGCTGATATTACAAGATGTGATTCGAGACCTTGATCCCAGTGATATTAAATACTTGGAATCATGCCTGGAAGAAGACTTGGCACCATTCAAGGGTAATAGTGCTGATTCTGGTAAGTACCATGGATTCGAGCCAAAACTGTTCAGGAGACAGATATCTAAACTCAAATCGTCAGGTATATCTGTGGTCTCTTATAAGAAACAGCTGGCAACTAACTTTGTGCTACTGTTTGTATATCAGAAGTACCAGTCgaaattggagaaggaGTTTCTACTTGATTTCGATGATTGTTTATTACTGTGTCACTTGTTAATCAGCAGGTATCCGGTATTGAACTTTGTTCAGCATGTGTTGGTAGACGAGTTTCAGGACACTAACGAGATACAGCTCCAATTGATGTATGAATTTGCTCGAGGCCACTCTTCTAATCCTCTTTTTCAGCACAACTTGACTATCGTGGGAGATCCGGACCAAAGTATTTATGCCTTCAGAGATGCCCAGTCGATTAATTTCAAAAAAATGAAGCATTACTATGATACCAAGTTGCAATTACCATGCAATTCAATTCTCTTGAATGAAAACTACCGTTCAACTAGCGATATTTTGATCATCTCAGAGTCAATTATGAGACAACAATCAGATAGGGCTTTGAAAAACCTAAAATCCCAACATATAACATCTTTCAAACCCGTTCATAATACTCTTGGATCTGCAGGAACGGAGGCTAGGTGGATTTCATATCAAATAAATTACTTGAAATCGCTACCCAATGAGATATTTAAGTTTCTGGATATGGCCATATTGGTACGTTCAGCTTTTCAAACCAGAGCTATTGAAAATGAGTTTGTCAAGGCAAAGATTCCATATCACATGGTTCGAGGAAAAGCCTTCTGGGACAGAAAAGAAGTGGTTGCCATCTTAGACTATCTTCGAGTTGTTGCAAACCCAAACGATCGAATTGCTTACATCAGAACTCTTGCGTTTCCAAAAAAAGGTGTAGGAGAAAAGACATTGGAGCAGATCAACGATCACTTGAATAAGTGTGATTTCAAGAGTAACACAGTTCACTTTTACTTACAAGATATGGTAATGTCCAAGAAGTCCAACAAGATTTCGTCTGTTATTCAAGAGCACCTCAGCTTAATACACCGCTTCCGCTTGCGAATGGCAGATATGGAATGCAATAAGGAAAGGGAAAATCTTTTAGAGAGTTTCTTTCAGGATCTATACGTGGAAtcgaatttgaagaaagaatttAGCACAGATGAAGATCGAGAAGGTAACATCATGGAAGTCCAGAGACAATTGATGGAGTACATTCCCAGAGACgaggaaatcaacttgtaTATTGGCGGTAACGAAGATGAACTTATTGAGGACGACCGAAATCACTTGAGTAAGTTTATCACTTCTATTGGATTGTATGAGACaagtgatgatgaagaccaATCGGAAGACAAGCATGGAAAAGTCTCTATTTCGACTATCCATGGCTCAAAAGGGTTGGAATGGCCCATCGTGTTTGTCCCCGGGCTTTCAGAAGGATTATTGCCTAGTCGTTTTGTACTTGAAGGTGGATCTGAAGAAGCTGTGAACGAAGAAAGGAGATGCTTTTAtgtggccaccaccagagCCAAAGTGCTTTTGTTTCTCACTTCGATAATCGACTCTGCTGATTCCAGCCAGACATGGATGAAGCCCttgacgaagaaatcacGATTCATCGATAAGGTCTGCAATTCATGTTCTGACAGTCTTGAATGCTTCAGGGAGCACAACAGATTGAAAGAGCTATATGCTATCAGAGGAATAGATACCCCTATGAAAGAGAATTTCGACTTCGATCTCTATTCCAAGAGCTACAAGAATATGTTGCAGCCATATCTCAAGGATAGAACAATGACATTAGACCCATTTAATTATACCGAAGAAGCTTCCAAGGCACTTGGATTCACTACAGCCAAACACCAGTTTGACCAAAAGCATATGTATGAGCAGATCGTTGAAGCCCGCAAGAAACTTCAGGCGAAGAGAAAGAAACCCACCAGTATCACGTCTATGCTAATGAAAACCCTGTTCAAACCCCACAATATCACTCCAAAGTTGGCTGCTTCCAGCTCTAGCGCAACCGCTTTCAAATCGACTGCCCCAAAGTACAACTACTCTGGTGCTGGATCAGTGGCTCATTCTGCCCCCAGGGGAAAGAAAGCACCAGCGTATATCGCCACACGaaacaaaaccaaatgA
- a CDS encoding uncharacterized protein (COG:D,O; EggNog:ENOG503NZ4H), translating to MLQSTRSHIRGNDRLLPSLESWSYGIRSPTSSCATPEGSEIRSLTSGFMAMRLSSSPRIQSQLSMGMVPSKLPSREQGIISQALGLHLTKKILFFHRPTKKGHFPKKINPTPRDLVEAISGPENDTKPMSHSPPQNCSRILYTVEVAQASGVTNDFYSNIVSWSKTAKQVAVGVNKTCSIWKLNKNCKTPISFECPDVITCVSCSYEDLVVIGTEAGKIYVISQSDGRLRATYILDNIPIHTCTWFKNNKRFLVGDSSGNVYMIKTIHKQGILILKKDFTFKFHQQLE from the exons ATGTTGCAAAGCACTCGCTCACATATACGTGGAAATGACCGGCTTTTACCATCATTAGAAAGCTGGTCTTATGGTATTCGAAGTCCTACTTCGTCTTGTGCAACACCAGAAGGATCTGAGATCAGGTCTTTAACCAGTGGATTTATGGCCATGAGATTATCACTGAGCCCCCGTATTCAGTCCCAACTCAGCATGGGCATGGTTCCTTCCAAATTACCTTCCAGAGAACAGGGAATAATTTCACAGGCCCTAGGACTCCATTTGACCAAAAAGATACTTTTCTTTCACAGGCCAACCAAAAAAGGTCACTTTCCTAAGAAGATAAATCCCACACCCCGTGACCTTGTTGAGGCTATATCCGGTCCTGAAAATGACACGAAGCCTATGTCACACTCACCACCGCAAAATTGTTCGAGAATTTTATACACTGTGGAAGTTGCTCAGGCCAGTGGGGTCACAAATGACTTCTACCTGAATATAGTCAGCTGGTCCAAAACTGCCAAACAAGTGGCTGTTGGTGTTAACAAAACTTGTTCTATTtggaagttgaacaagaactgTAAAACCCCTATTAGTTTTGAGTGTCCCGATGTCATCACCTGTGTTTCTTGCTCCTACGAAGACCTTGTGGTAATAGGAACAGAGGCAGGTAAAATATATGTGATTTCCCAGCTGGATGGCCGACTTCGTGCTACTTATATATTGGATAATATTCCGATTCACACTTGCACCTggttcaaaaacaacaaacGGTTTCTCGTGGGTGATCTGTCAGGAAATGTGTATATGATAAAgaccatccacaaacaggGCATCttaatcttgaagaaagattttaccttcaagttccatCAGCAGCTC GAATAG
- the RDI1 gene encoding rho GDP dissociation inhibitor (EggNog:ENOG503NZGF; BUSCO:EOG09264KK7; COG:T) has product MSNPQEDDLVPESIEGYVVGEKKTIEEYTNLDAEDESLAKWKASLGLTADGNAYPVKAGDKRKVVIVQMSLTFPDEPELKPIVIDLEDSQGNTLNKEIKFSIKEKSVYQLNIQFRVQHEIITGLKYLHSVKKAGIRVDKLEEPLGSYAPNTTDKPYYERSFPEVEAPSGMLARGSYSATTKFVDDDKTTHLSFPWSFQITK; this is encoded by the coding sequence ATGTCCAATCCACAAGAAGACGACTTAGTGCCCGAATCCATCGAAGGTTACGTTGTCGGCGAAAAAAAGACCATTGAGGAATACACAAACCTTGAtgctgaagatgaaagTTTGGCTAAATGGAAAGCTTCCTTGGGATTAACTGCTGATGGTAACGCGTACCCTGTAAAGGCTGGTGACAAAAGAAAAGTGGTGATCGTCCAGATGTCTTTGACGTTCCCAGACGAACCGGAGTTGAAGCCCATCGTGATAGATTTGGAAGATTCCCAAGGAAACACGTTGAACAAGGAGATAAAGTTCAGTATCAAGGAGAAATCCGTCTATCAATTGAACATCCAATTTCGAGTCCAACACGAAATAATCACTGGGTTGAAGTACTTGCACTCGGTGAAGAAGGCCGGGATCCGGGTCGACAAGTTGGAAGAGCCATTGGGGTCTTACGCGCCAAACACCACCGATAAGCCTTATTATGAGCGTAGTTTCCCGGAGGTGGAAGCTCCTTCAGGAATGTTGGCCAGGGGAAGTTACTCAGCCACCACaaagtttgtggatgatgacAAGACCACACACTTGAGCTTTCCTTGGTCTTTTCAGATCACTAAGTAG
- the PIN3 gene encoding protein that induces appearance of [PIN+] prion when overproduced (EggNog:ENOG503P1V7; COG:T) has protein sequence MSAPLINRSLTTIRTELEFLHDSEIIDEQLYNKLINALPHKYQNGMQPWGVEKLESTTGSTDKLAAELESTKISAPPSEPPSRSSAFQRPQAPKPLGFCTVLFDYQAQEADDLNLKKDEKVAIVDHLSEDWWKGYTKDQPQRIGVFPSNYVKSISESEFNISASPAIIAPPSSKNEKSEYKAEDYSYPAPQQQYHPPYQAQGYSAPPQYPPPTTNFYQQAPEQQQQMVPQQGGNDHPHLRKFGSKLGNAAIFGAGATIGSDIVNSIF, from the coding sequence ATGTCAGCACCTTTAATTAACCGGTCGTTGACCACCATCAGAACTGAGTTGGAGTTCCTCCATGACTCTGAAATCATCGACGAACAGTTAtacaacaagttgatcaacgCTCTCCCCCATAAATACCAAAATGGCATGCAGCCATGGGGAGTagaaaaacttgaatcCACAACTGGTTCCACCGACAAGTTGGCGGCGGAGCTAGAATCAACTAAGATATCTGCACCTCCCAGTGAGCCTCCTTCACGGTCCTCGGCCTTTCAAAGACCCCAAGCTCCAAAGCCTCTTGGATTCTGTACCGTATTATTCGATTACCAAGCTCAAGAAGCTgacgacttgaacttgaaaaaagaCGAGAAGGTCGCCATAGTGGATCACTTGTCCGAAGATTGGTGGAAAGGATACACTAAGGACCAACCCCAACGTATCGGTGTTTTCCCCAGCAACTATGTCAAGTCCATTAGTGAATCGGAATTCAACATTTCTGCATCACCTGCCATTATTGCTCCTCCGAGCTCCAAGAACGAAAAATCTGAGTACAAAGCCGAAGACTATCTGTACCCTGCCCCACAGCAACAGTACCATCCACCATACCAAGCACAAGGCTATTCAGCACCTCCCCAATACCCTcctcccaccaccaacttctaCCAGCAAGCACCGgagcaacagcagcagatgGTTCCACAACAAGGAGGTAACGACCATCCACATTTGCGTAAGTTTGGAAGCAAGTTGGGAAACGCTGCTAtttttggtgctggtgccaCTATTGGAAGTGATATTGTGAACTCTATCTTTTAA
- the MTC6 gene encoding Maintenance of telomere capping protein 6 (EggNog:ENOG503NUWT; COG:S) produces MNLYLIRILLLSAVQVCLVIADLENWPTRSFDLQVQQRAQRDVSYSIPIDQSTQFGVSVKALVFEEYGYSTSALPSFNGLLNMGIEVLTIDLYYNNFTSKWQLCPAPFPLNQTSTSISTIHNLEWNGKTYKCEPDFTPSTLMAEIRDFITGTNTNMDANYLQILYRLNHFTYPKRTLNSTVDLNKIYKSTSSPYNVLGNATLSDTMSLLGPYLFTPTDLKTFRASTSEEDRYFYNQSDETFPSLEQFIFTDLKRATVAVIYDEVTSNPAWYNYTSSDNQTIFINNGSVNLTLTSMADSEFVQTCVDDYLNSSNIDSGTDFQRLSLDTHFRYAYDDDTSAFDDTKFRAMIRCGYSPILNSSTYSIDDFNQNNIGEIINHYVPLSSWAWSPKSANVKSEGNYSMDDESKDNEAVRCVLVYEHGWYVGNCYDTYPFACQHSDNPTEWIIRNVKKSYFDAEKGCPKDYTFGISRSSMEMLSLMEAIAASDVDFPVWIDVNDITVINCFVTGGPYADCPYQRTVSTKGLAGLIAPSFVVAVVVLLLLSLEKIFRVNPIQTNRKRFWKKKINEHNKTEYEGVPS; encoded by the coding sequence ATGAACCTATATTTGATACGAATACTATTGCTATCAGCAGTACAGGTGTGTTTGGTGATAGCAGACCTTGAAAACTGGCCCACTCGTTCGTTCGACCTCCAGGTACAACAAAGAGCCCAGAGAGATGTATCGTATTCAATCCCCATCGACCAAAGCACCCAGTTTGGAGTATCAGTAAAGGCCTTGGTATTTGAAGAGTACGGGTATTCAACGCTGGCGTTGCCCTCTTTCAACGGTCTCTTGAACATGGGCATCGAGGTTTTGACCATCGATCTCTACTACAACAACTTCACTTCCAAGTGGCAGCTATGTCCTGCTCCCTTCCCATTGAACCAGACTTCAACATCTATATCCACCATCCACAACTTGGAATGGAATGGCAAAACCTATAAGTGTGAACCCGATTTCACGCCCAGCACGTTGATGGCAGAAATACGAGATTTCATAACTGGGACAAACACCAATATGGATGCTAATTACTTGCAAATATTGTACCGCTTGAACCATTTTACATACCCCAAGAGAACCCTTAACTCCACCGTGGACTTAAACAAGATCTACAAATCGACCAGCTCTCCGTATAACGTTCTTGGTAACGCCACCTTGAGTGATACAATGTCGCTTTTGGGGCCATACTTATTTACTCCTACAGACTTAAAGACGTTCAGAGCATCTacttctgaagaagatagGTACTTTTATAACCAGTCGGACGAAACGTTTCCTTCCCTCGAACAGTTCATATTCACAGACCTCAAGAGAGCAACGGTGGCGGTGATTTATGACGAAGTCACCCTGAACCCGGCGTGGTACAACTATACTTCTAGTGACAATCAgaccatcttcatcaataatggAAGTGTGAATCTCACCCTTACTTCCATGGCAGATCTGGAGTTTGTACAGACATGTGTGGATGACTACTTGAATTCCAGCAATATTGATAGTGGCACGGATTTCCAACGATTGTCGTTGGACACTCATTTTCGATATGCCTACGATGATGATACGCTGGCATTTGATGATACCAAGTTCAGGGCCATGATTCGATGCGGATATTCTCCAATATTGAACTCTTCTACCTACTCCATCGATGACTTCAACCAGAATAATATTGGAGAAATTATAAACCATTACGTTCCCTTATCCCTGTGGGCATGGAGTCCTAAACTGGCAAATGTGAAGCTGGAGGGAAACTACTCGATGGATGACGAGTCAAAGGACAACGAGGCTGTGAGATGTGTATTGGTTTATGAACATGGCTGGTATGTGGGAAATTGCTACGATACTTACCCGTTCGCTTGTCAGCACTCAGATAATCCAACCGAATGGATCATTCGAAACGTCAAAAAGCTGTACTTCGACGCCGAGAAGGGCTGTCCTAAAGACTATACGTTTGGAATTTCTCGGCTGAGCATGGAGATGCTTTCCTTGATGGAGGCCATTGCTGCCAGTGATGTCGACTTCCCAGTTTGGATAGATGTGAACGATATCACCGTCATAAACTGCTTTGTCACCGGAGGCCCCTACGCAGACTGTCCGTACCAACGGACCGTGAGTACGAAGGGCCTTGCTGGGTTAATTGCACCGAGTTTTGTTGTTGCGGTGGTGGtgctccttcttcttctgctcGAGAAGATCTTCAGAGTCAATCCGATTCAGACAAATAGAAAACGGTtctggaagaagaaaattaACGAACACAATAAAACCGAGTATGAGGGGGTACCATCATAG